A single region of the Chionomys nivalis chromosome 5, mChiNiv1.1, whole genome shotgun sequence genome encodes:
- the Spata46 gene encoding spermatogenesis-associated protein 46 yields the protein MESFSLLSISRPRISSSALSTFPDIMSSLATSLPDLRDSQNGEQLRRNCTIYRPWFSPYSYFVCTDKESHLEAYGFPEVDWEEGRGDNCLIEDVTENVCSSSSSQENTVPREANRKSMHGLESITSQDILMASKWQPAQQNGYKCVACCRMYPTLHSLKSHIKGGFKEGFSCKVYYRKLKALWGKEQKARPGDRLSLGSC from the exons ATGGAGAGCTTCTCACTTCTTAGCATTTCTAGACCGCGAATCTCTTCCTCTGCCCTGAGTACTTTTCCTGATATCATGTCCTCACTTGCCACCAGCTTGCCAG ACTTGAGGGACAGCCAGAATGGGGAGCAGCTGAGGCGAAACTGCACCATCTACCGACCCTGGTTTTCTCCTTACAGCTACTTCGTATGCACAGATAAAGAGAGCCATCTGGAGGCCTATGGGTTCCCAGAGGTGGACTGGGAAGAGGGCAGAGGGGACAACTGCCTTATTGAGGATGTGACTGAGAATGTctgctcatcttcctcctcccaagAGAACACAGTCCCCAGGGAGGCCAACAGGAAATCCATGCATGGGTTGGAGTCTATTACATCCCAGGATATCCTAATGGCTTCCAAGTGGCAGCCGGCCCAACAGAATGGCTACAAGTGTGTGGCCTGCTGCCGCATGTACCCCACTTTGCACTCCCTCAAGAGCCACATTAAGGGGGGCTTCAAGGAGGGTTTCAGCTGCAAGGTGTACTACCGCAAGCTCAAAGCTCTCTGGGGCAAGGAGCAGAAGGCCCGGCCAGGAGACAGGCTCTCCTTGGGTAGTTGCTAG